A genome region from Trichosurus vulpecula isolate mTriVul1 chromosome 5, mTriVul1.pri, whole genome shotgun sequence includes the following:
- the CCT8L2 gene encoding T-complex protein 1 subunit theta-like 2: MADPDPSAVDLPQVLDQEIKCLSKQEKSLLGSVAAIKTLAGILRGCYGPYGRLKFLVTSQGKTVCTGYAATILGALELEHPAAQLLREAAQTQAENSGDGTTFVVLLAGALLEQAEAMVRAGLPHSRVREAYAMATNEALKILPTLVVCSVDSLEDPTWALRSAVCTHSLSHPEYLAKLVTQACHDSRDPDGSFNPERLAVCSVPGAGLGDSSLIPGLAVYGAPCGKITVVLGEAKVALYSCPFGPVSPHTPAAAHLTCSEDLINYNNGEERMASMLVTQLAAKGINVVVVWGQINEISLLHADQHGIMVVQAKSKQQVVQLSHVMGITMLPLLMPPLVAGQCLKVYTKEMALGLTVVFEWDYLLAPAFTVILRGSTAEGLKGAEQAVHHAINAYAQLSQDPRLLPGAGATELALAKKLSELGSQLEGPNGPGILAFARALRSLPVILAENAGVQGADVLAQLQGHHQAGNTVMGVGDEGTINVTQEGVFDPFIVKTRGLRVAADVVLELVTVDDILIAKKSGEYIHPKDRDSESDNLKHPTSLNNN; the protein is encoded by the coding sequence ATGGCAGATCCGGACCCCTCAGCAGTAGATCTCCCACAGGTGCTAGATCAAGAGATAAAATGTCTGAGCAAACAAGAGAAATCCTTGCTGGGCAGTGTAGCAGCAATCAAGACCTTGGCTGGTATTCTTCGTGGCTGCTATGGCCCTTATGGCAGGCTAAAGTTCCTAGTGACGTCTCAGGGAAAAACTGTCTGTACAGGGTATGCAGCAACAATCCTTGGAGCGTTGGAACTAGAACACCCAGCAGCTCAACTCCTCCGGGAAGCAGCACAGACCCAAGCTGAGAACAGTGGGGATGGCACAACCTTTGTTGTTCTTCTGGCTGGGGCCTTGCTTGAGCAGGCTGAAGCCATGGTGCGGGCTGGCCTGCCCCACTCTCGTGTCCGTGAAGCCTATGCTATGGCAACCAATGAAGCTCTGAAAATACTGCCCACCTTGGTTGTTTGTTCCGTAGATTCTTTGGAAGATCCAACTTGGGCCCTGCGCTCTGCAGTATGTACccactctctctcccaccctgaGTACTTGGCAAAGTTAGTGACTCAGGCATGTCATGATTCCCGAGATCCTGATGGAAGCTTTAACCCTGAACGCTTGGCAGTATGCTCAGTGCCTGGAGCAGGTCTGGGTGACTCAAGCCTGATACCAGGATTGGCAGTGTATGGCGCACCTTGTGGGAAAATTACAGTTGTACTTGGAGAAGCCAAGGTCGCGCTATATTCTTGCCCATTTGGCCCTGTTAGCCCCCATACACCTGCTGCTGCTCACCTCACTTGCTCTGAAGACTTAATTAACTATAAcaatggagaggagagaatggcaTCAATGTTAGTGACCCAGCTTGCAGCTAAGGGTATCAATGTGGTGGTGGTATGGGGACAAATAAACGAGATTAGTCTACTGCATGCTGATCAGCATGGCATCATGGTCGTGCAAGCAAAGTCCAAGCAGCAGGTGGTCCAGCTGAGCCATGTCATGGGTATAACTATGCTGCCTCTCTTGATGCCTCCCCTCGTAGCAGGGCAATGCCTTAAGGTATATACAAAGGAAATGGCACTAGGTTTGACTGTGGTATTTGAATGGGATTACTTACTTGCACCTGCTTTCACTGTGATCCTTCGGGGATCCACGGCTGAGGGATTAAAGGGAGCAGAACAGGCTGTTCATCATGCCATAAATGCCTATGCACAGCTGAGTCAGGACCCCCGCTTGCTACCAGGAGCTGGGGCAACAGAGTTGGCTCTAGCTAAAAAACTTTCAGAACTGGGAAGCCAATTGGAGGGGCCCAATGGTCCTGGGATCCTTGCATTTGCCAGGGCTCTGAGATCACTTCCTGTAATCCTAGCAGAGAATGCAGGCGTGCAAGGGGCAGATGTATTGGCACAACTTCAGGGACATCACCAGGCTGGGAACACAGTTATGGGAGTGGGGGATGAAGGGACAATAAATGTAACCCAGGAAGGAGTATTTGACCCCTTCATTGTCAAGACCCGGGGACTACGGGTGGCAGCTGATGTGGTATTGGAACTAGTGACTGTAGATGACATCCTGATTGCCAAGAAAAGTGGGGAGTATATCCACCCAAAGGACAGGGATTCTGAATCAGATAATCTGAAACACCCAACTTCCCTCAATAACAACTAA